A part of Candidatus Electrothrix aestuarii genomic DNA contains:
- a CDS encoding SUMF1/EgtB/PvdO family nonheme iron enzyme — translation MLRRLLYILLVLSIAVPVQAASPYGRFHALVIGNQNYEYLKSLKTPRADAEAVAEVLKKQYGFEVDLVLDGNRKEIMRAFSKLRKTMTSEKDNLLIYYAGHGYLDRLSGVGYWQPVDAEQDNDIDWIPTSRVTNLLKVLQTKHVLVVADSCYSGNLVMRESEAQLASGMERNAWLQRMLERRSRNALTSGGEEPVLDSGGGGHSVFAKAFLEVLRGNREVLDGDSLFDQIKSPVIANARQTPLYGVIKMTNHDWGDFLLVPTESQGIALTSSRKEKSVPDSVRGMSGQKGELQRGDTMIDPTTGMEFVYIPKGCFKMGSPPDEKGRNDDEGPVHEVCVDGFWMGKYEVTQGQWKMIMGKNPATFQKGDNYPVEQISWEDAQKFILELNRKSGKQYRLPTEAEWEYAACAEIDTARFWGASDDTCRYANVYDQVSRKKYYDDENNSIWNYHNCNDGYAETAPVGSFWPNISGLYDMNGNVWEWCADWYGGKYYTTSPRSNPTGPVSGTRRVLRGGAWSDDSQAIRCSARGKCDPTLRHEDGKVGFRVVISLVGF, via the coding sequence ATGCTGAGAAGGTTGCTGTATATTCTGCTCGTGTTGTCGATCGCTGTTCCGGTGCAGGCTGCTTCTCCCTATGGTCGTTTTCATGCCTTGGTAATCGGGAATCAGAATTATGAATATCTCAAGTCGCTGAAAACACCCAGAGCTGATGCCGAGGCTGTAGCCGAGGTGCTGAAAAAACAGTACGGTTTTGAGGTTGACCTTGTCCTGGACGGAAACAGAAAGGAAATCATGCGGGCTTTCTCCAAGCTTCGCAAAACCATGACTTCGGAGAAAGATAATCTGCTCATTTATTATGCCGGGCACGGTTATCTGGATCGTTTGAGCGGGGTTGGCTATTGGCAGCCGGTGGATGCTGAGCAAGACAATGATATCGACTGGATTCCTACTTCCAGGGTAACGAATTTGCTCAAGGTGCTTCAGACGAAGCATGTTTTGGTGGTAGCGGATTCCTGTTATTCCGGTAATCTGGTGATGCGTGAGTCCGAGGCGCAGCTTGCTTCTGGTATGGAACGAAATGCATGGTTGCAGCGGATGTTGGAACGTCGGTCGCGTAATGCTTTGACATCAGGAGGAGAAGAACCTGTTCTGGATTCTGGTGGAGGCGGGCATTCTGTCTTTGCGAAGGCGTTTCTTGAAGTGTTGCGGGGTAATCGTGAGGTGCTGGATGGGGATAGTTTGTTCGATCAGATCAAAAGTCCTGTTATTGCCAATGCACGTCAAACACCGTTGTACGGGGTTATCAAAATGACTAATCATGATTGGGGGGATTTTTTGTTGGTTCCTACGGAATCGCAGGGCATTGCTCTAACTTCTTCCAGGAAGGAAAAAAGCGTTCCAGATTCTGTCCGTGGTATGTCTGGTCAAAAGGGAGAACTTCAGCGAGGCGACACCATGATTGATCCGACCACAGGTATGGAGTTTGTTTATATCCCTAAGGGGTGTTTTAAGATGGGCTCTCCACCTGATGAAAAAGGCCGCAATGATGACGAAGGGCCAGTGCATGAGGTCTGCGTGGATGGTTTCTGGATGGGGAAATATGAGGTCACCCAAGGGCAGTGGAAGATGATCATGGGCAAGAATCCTGCAACTTTTCAGAAGGGGGATAACTACCCGGTGGAGCAGATATCTTGGGAGGATGCGCAGAAGTTTATCCTTGAGCTGAACCGGAAATCTGGAAAACAATATCGTCTGCCCACTGAGGCGGAATGGGAATACGCTGCTTGTGCCGAAATCGACACTGCACGCTTCTGGGGGGCATCGGATGATACCTGTCGATATGCCAATGTTTATGATCAGGTATCTAGAAAAAAATATTATGATGACGAGAATAATAGTATTTGGAATTATCATAACTGCAATGATGGTTACGCCGAAACAGCACCGGTCGGTTCTTTTTGGCCCAATATATCTGGATTGTACGACATGAACGGCAATGTCTGGGAGTGGTGTGCAGATTGGTATGGGGGGAAGTATTACACTACCAGCCCGAGGAGTAACCCAACGGGGCCTGTATCCGGTACGCGCCGGGTTCTCCGTGGTGGGGCCTGGAGTGATGATTCACAAGCTATTCGTTGTTCGGCCCGTGGCAAGTGTGATCCGACCCTTCGGCATGAAGACGGTAAGGTGGGATTTCGAGTGGTGATCTCCCTGGTAGGTTTTTGA
- a CDS encoding UPF0175 family protein, translated as MTETMQMEIPQDILAALKTGIQDFSQYMRVAAAIACFQEKKLSLGKAAQLAGYNRLDFLDLLAEKGIVAFDYDESFTASELQGVSLLADIKP; from the coding sequence ATGACAGAAACAATGCAGATGGAGATCCCGCAGGACATCCTGGCCGCATTAAAAACCGGTATTCAGGATTTCTCCCAATACATGCGGGTTGCAGCAGCCATCGCCTGCTTTCAGGAAAAGAAATTGTCCCTGGGCAAAGCGGCTCAGCTTGCCGGATATAATCGTTTAGATTTCCTGGACCTTCTGGCGGAGAAAGGCATTGTGGCCTTTGACTATGATGAGTCATTCACCGCAAGCGAGTTGCAGGGCGTCTCACTCCTTGCGGACATAAAACCATGA
- a CDS encoding DUF3368 domain-containing protein: MIICNATPLIAFARIQRLDILQQTVGELVIPEGVAKEIQGYRGGHYAEIILDDEPWITVQRVQAPTQVQLLLPILDQGEAEVITLALEQNADLVLIDELTGRKVAQSLQLQVIGTVGILIRAKQMEVITAVKPILEKMIQRGIRYSQRFVRSILHEIGEE, translated from the coding sequence ATGATTATCTGCAATGCGACGCCGTTGATAGCCTTTGCCCGCATTCAGCGGCTGGATATTTTGCAGCAAACAGTCGGCGAGCTTGTTATTCCTGAAGGCGTTGCCAAGGAAATTCAGGGATACCGAGGTGGTCATTATGCGGAAATCATTCTTGATGATGAACCGTGGATAACAGTACAAAGGGTTCAGGCACCGACTCAAGTGCAACTCCTGCTCCCAATTCTTGATCAAGGAGAAGCTGAGGTTATCACCTTGGCTTTGGAACAGAATGCCGATCTGGTTCTTATCGATGAACTCACCGGACGGAAAGTGGCGCAGTCGCTTCAGCTGCAAGTGATCGGGACCGTCGGTATTTTGATTCGAGCAAAGCAGATGGAGGTGATTACGGCGGTTAAGCCGATCTTGGAAAAGATGATCCAGCGGGGCATTCGTTACAGTCAACGTTTTGTCCGCTCAATTCTTCATGAAATTGGGGAAGAGTGA